The following coding sequences lie in one Candidatus Eremiobacterota bacterium genomic window:
- a CDS encoding YXWGXW repeat-containing protein, producing the protein MMKSVLVAVILATAGSFAMSVPATAGYVYVQTGPPAAVVERVPGRPGRGYVWVGGYYRWYGGRYTWVSGSWVRHGGAWCQGHWVHEPRHGWYWTPGRWC; encoded by the coding sequence ATGATGAAGAGCGTTTTGGTGGCGGTCATCCTCGCGACCGCGGGTTCTTTTGCAATGTCAGTGCCGGCGACGGCAGGCTACGTCTACGTGCAGACGGGGCCACCCGCAGCCGTCGTCGAGCGGGTGCCGGGGCGCCCGGGTCGCGGCTACGTTTGGGTAGGCGGTTACTATCGCTGGTATGGCGGACGCTATACTTGGGTGTCGGGCTCGTGGGTCCGTCACGGCGGCGCTTGGTGTCAGGGACACTGGGTTCACGAGCCGCGCCATGGATGGTACTGGACTCCCGGACGGTGGTGCTAA
- a CDS encoding S8 family serine peptidase, giving the protein MRKDTIALAACFQALALLAPIATFAGPVRWSASPLQFASLAQSGRTIVTDETQLPRFAYPMPMAPSKLVVADDATFAPFLRAVESDVEKTLAQYDITDKATLRDYLATRLAGQLLSGDTAGIRVTVAALRAAETKPSRALLAGRLELAVASGSFAQADRTAVFALPWSVVGDSVKDAAGFEPVQTRDGVVGNVAHDFDPIAAKSGTLDGPSGRQLVRLRAALVLLPLLPQDVQILQAYIARHDTTKPDIWAMRDVTLAPSQVKAPVRIGILDSGVDPHDYPMRMYGGAGAVQHGLAFADDGTPSSSDLYPVPADVASDYPKIVKLLTGFSDMESGIVSPDAAAAAAYLRSLDATQEAAFEREMDVVGEYAHGSHVAGIASRGNPGAQIVVARFDDNLPNLAFAPTVEWARRMAQDFAAIGAFFRERNVRVVNMSWGDQVSEFEQWLAKTDATADPQARKQKAQELYAIWRTAIEAMIRDTPGTLFVAAAGNGDNDATFAQDVPGSLVYPNLLTVGAVNQAGDSTSFTSYGPTVAVYADGFHVPSKIPQGYTVKFSGTSMAAPNVTNLAGKLFALNPALTPRQVRALILEGATTVPGGKLKLIDPKRSIALLRAAR; this is encoded by the coding sequence ATGCGTAAAGATACCATCGCGCTTGCCGCCTGTTTTCAGGCTTTGGCGCTGCTAGCGCCGATCGCGACCTTTGCCGGACCGGTGCGCTGGTCGGCGAGTCCGTTGCAATTCGCGAGCCTCGCTCAGAGCGGACGTACGATCGTCACCGACGAGACGCAGCTTCCGCGATTCGCCTATCCGATGCCGATGGCGCCATCCAAACTGGTGGTCGCTGACGACGCCACGTTCGCGCCATTCTTGCGCGCCGTTGAATCCGACGTCGAGAAGACGCTCGCGCAGTACGATATCACCGACAAGGCGACGCTGCGCGATTATCTGGCTACGCGCCTGGCGGGACAGCTCTTGTCGGGTGACACGGCGGGGATCCGCGTGACGGTCGCGGCGCTGCGTGCCGCCGAGACGAAGCCGAGTCGCGCTCTGCTCGCGGGACGCCTCGAGCTCGCAGTCGCGTCGGGTAGTTTTGCGCAGGCTGATCGCACGGCCGTCTTTGCACTACCCTGGAGTGTCGTGGGTGACTCTGTCAAAGACGCGGCGGGCTTCGAGCCGGTCCAGACGCGAGATGGCGTCGTCGGGAACGTGGCTCACGACTTCGATCCCATCGCGGCGAAGAGCGGAACGCTCGACGGTCCTTCCGGACGCCAGCTCGTGCGCCTGCGAGCCGCATTGGTGTTGCTGCCCCTTCTTCCACAAGACGTGCAGATTTTGCAAGCGTACATTGCGCGGCACGACACAACCAAGCCTGACATTTGGGCGATGCGCGACGTGACCTTGGCGCCGTCGCAAGTAAAAGCGCCGGTGCGCATCGGCATCCTCGACTCCGGCGTCGATCCACATGATTATCCGATGCGGATGTACGGGGGGGCCGGCGCGGTTCAGCACGGATTGGCGTTCGCCGACGATGGGACGCCGTCGAGTTCGGATCTTTATCCCGTGCCGGCCGACGTAGCTTCGGACTATCCCAAAATCGTGAAGTTGCTGACCGGGTTTAGCGACATGGAGAGCGGCATCGTTTCGCCCGATGCCGCTGCTGCAGCCGCCTACCTTCGCTCGCTCGATGCAACGCAGGAGGCGGCGTTCGAGCGCGAGATGGACGTCGTGGGCGAATACGCTCACGGATCCCATGTTGCCGGAATCGCGTCGCGCGGAAACCCGGGAGCCCAAATTGTCGTAGCGCGGTTCGACGATAACTTACCGAATCTCGCATTTGCCCCAACTGTCGAATGGGCGCGGCGCATGGCGCAGGATTTTGCCGCGATCGGCGCGTTCTTCCGCGAACGCAACGTGCGCGTCGTCAATATGAGTTGGGGCGATCAAGTCAGCGAGTTCGAGCAATGGCTTGCAAAGACCGATGCCACCGCCGATCCGCAGGCGCGAAAGCAGAAAGCGCAGGAGCTTTACGCCATTTGGCGCACCGCAATCGAAGCGATGATCCGTGACACGCCCGGAACGCTTTTTGTTGCGGCGGCCGGAAATGGGGATAACGATGCAACGTTCGCGCAAGATGTGCCAGGCTCGCTCGTTTACCCGAATTTGCTCACGGTTGGCGCCGTCAATCAAGCCGGCGATTCGACTAGCTTCACGAGTTACGGACCGACCGTAGCCGTCTATGCCGACGGCTTCCACGTTCCCAGTAAGATTCCGCAGGGCTATACTGTCAAGTTTTCAGGAACGTCGATGGCCGCTCCGAACGTCACCAATCTCGCGGGAAAATTGTTCGCCCTGAATCCGGCCCTCACGCCCCGACAGGTTCGTGCGCTGATCCTCGAGGGAGCTACGACAGTACCAGGCGGAAAACTGAAGCTAATCGATCCTAAACGCAGCATCGCCTTGTTGCGTGCAGCTCGGTGA
- a CDS encoding OmpA family protein, with the protein MNIAVFLFTLLVAQQYPIQQPGPIQAPKGPWLTPGQIQKPGPIQKPGQIQIPRGIQAIKTTTQSCGKKYTVGSDALFAFDKYTLSPDAEKTLGVLGPMLEKSAHQPIHIVGYTDAIGSVDYNITLSEERAKTVRDWLAAHRYIPASTPYVGRGKADPVAPNTKPDGSDNPLGRQKNRRVEITVGTCR; encoded by the coding sequence ATGAATATCGCCGTCTTTCTCTTTACGCTCCTCGTTGCGCAGCAGTACCCCATTCAACAACCCGGGCCGATTCAGGCTCCAAAAGGACCCTGGCTGACGCCTGGGCAGATTCAAAAACCGGGCCCGATTCAAAAGCCGGGTCAGATCCAGATTCCCAGAGGGATCCAGGCAATCAAGACGACCACGCAATCCTGCGGCAAGAAATACACCGTCGGCTCCGATGCCCTTTTTGCCTTCGATAAGTATACGCTTTCGCCCGACGCGGAGAAGACGCTGGGCGTTCTCGGGCCGATGCTCGAGAAGTCGGCGCACCAGCCCATTCACATCGTTGGATACACCGACGCGATCGGCTCGGTGGATTACAACATCACGTTGAGTGAGGAGCGCGCGAAGACGGTGCGCGATTGGCTGGCAGCGCACCGCTACATCCCCGCCTCCACGCCGTACGTCGGTCGGGGCAAGGCCGACCCTGTTGCGCCGAATACCAAGCCCGATGGATCGGACAATCCACTCGGACGTCAAAAGAACCGGCGCGTGGAGATTACGGTAGGAACGTGTCGGTGA
- a CDS encoding M28 family peptidase, which translates to MSYKVPRLLSGVLILGLAACQSNAVQQTPFLSEESAANVAAAQNCDRSVNDTLAKVESCIQRERLWRRLTVFQRIADANPGSQGHGNRDTGTPGYRASVAYVAKVMRRAGYDVRIQQYVYTTTELAGTPQFRVGNRNYALERDWFVARGSGTGDVDGPIQPANGAHTGCSSGDYAGFRPGNIALLARGPCDPDLQVENAQAAGAAAVILYNMETGASQTRLMDAARIPVVGAASNVVGNELESRYESGSAPTARIEIRTRQRSDLDYNVIADSKFGDPNRIVVIDAHLDAIYGAGMLDNASGSTTILEIALAMAKTPTRNRLRYMWFGGEELGLLGSRFYTTHLAQTELRKIAFDVDADVTATPNFDILIADPGHATKVKRFPKNVVPQSQLGNDYFYDFFKAGGIVSRPANFGNNGTDSFAFSLVGVPNTGILTQQDCCKHTWETQLWGGVRGNYEGKIPSFNGGCVDYPHRWCDNLSNNDPFVLELASKATAYVTFELANRARFPRR; encoded by the coding sequence ATGTCTTATAAAGTACCGCGACTTCTCTCGGGCGTTTTGATTTTGGGGCTTGCGGCGTGTCAGTCGAACGCCGTGCAGCAGACGCCCTTCCTTAGCGAAGAGAGCGCCGCAAATGTCGCGGCTGCGCAAAACTGCGATCGAAGCGTCAACGACACGCTCGCAAAAGTTGAATCCTGCATCCAGCGCGAGCGACTCTGGCGCCGATTGACGGTGTTTCAACGAATCGCCGACGCAAATCCGGGCAGCCAGGGCCACGGCAATCGCGATACCGGAACACCCGGATATCGCGCCTCCGTTGCCTACGTGGCCAAGGTGATGCGACGCGCCGGCTATGACGTCCGGATCCAACAATACGTCTATACCACGACCGAACTCGCCGGCACGCCGCAGTTTCGCGTCGGCAATCGAAACTACGCACTCGAACGGGACTGGTTCGTCGCGCGCGGCTCGGGGACCGGCGATGTTGACGGACCGATACAGCCGGCGAACGGCGCCCACACTGGGTGTTCGTCCGGCGATTACGCCGGTTTTCGGCCGGGCAACATCGCATTGCTCGCGCGCGGCCCCTGTGACCCCGATCTGCAGGTGGAAAACGCCCAGGCGGCCGGCGCGGCGGCCGTCATCCTCTATAATATGGAAACGGGCGCTTCGCAGACTCGACTGATGGATGCGGCGAGAATTCCCGTTGTGGGAGCCGCGTCGAATGTCGTCGGGAATGAGCTCGAAAGCCGCTACGAATCCGGCAGCGCTCCGACAGCACGCATCGAGATCCGCACTCGGCAGAGAAGCGATCTCGACTACAACGTTATTGCCGACTCGAAATTCGGCGATCCCAACCGTATCGTCGTCATCGATGCGCACCTGGACGCGATCTACGGTGCCGGAATGCTCGACAATGCATCGGGATCGACGACGATCCTCGAGATCGCGCTGGCCATGGCGAAGACGCCGACACGCAACCGCTTAAGGTACATGTGGTTCGGCGGGGAGGAACTGGGCTTACTGGGGTCTCGCTTCTATACCACGCATTTGGCTCAAACAGAGCTGCGCAAAATCGCCTTTGATGTTGACGCCGACGTGACGGCTACTCCGAACTTCGACATTCTCATCGCCGACCCGGGGCACGCCACGAAGGTGAAGCGATTCCCCAAGAATGTTGTTCCGCAATCGCAGCTCGGCAATGACTACTTCTACGATTTCTTCAAAGCCGGTGGAATAGTCTCGCGCCCGGCCAACTTCGGCAACAACGGCACCGATTCGTTCGCCTTTAGTCTTGTCGGAGTTCCGAATACCGGCATCCTCACCCAACAAGACTGTTGTAAGCACACATGGGAAACGCAGCTGTGGGGCGGCGTCCGCGGTAACTACGAAGGCAAGATCCCGAGCTTCAACGGGGGCTGCGTCGATTATCCGCACCGCTGGTGCGACAACCTTTCGAACAACGATCCGTTCGTGCTGGAACTTGCCTCCAAAGCTACCGCGTACGTTACCTTTGAGCTAGCTAACCGCGCGCGCTTTCCGCGGCGATGA